In Acidaminococcus fermentans DSM 20731, one genomic interval encodes:
- a CDS encoding alanine/glycine:cation symporter family protein: protein MSIALLNQIDSFVWGPPLLVLLVGTGIFLSFRLGFLQVFRLPRSLKLIFSAENQGEGDIDSFKALCTALAATVGTGNIVGVATAIKAGGPGAILWMWIAAFFGMATKYAEGCLAVKYRTVDDKGQISGGPMYYIENGLGKAYRPLAIAFAFFGVLVAYFGIGTFAQVNSIVQITQLNAGIPVTYTAVVLTILVAAITLGGLQSIAKTASKVVPAMAVIYMASTIGFLVIFADKVPGAVAEVFYDAFHPTAAVGGFLGASVLFAMRNGVARGVFSNESGLGSAPIVAAAAKTKWPAEQGLVSMTGTFIDTIIICTMTGLVVVISGLWKTDLNGAALTNAAFLQAYPSFGGYMLMVGLVLFAFTTILGWNYYGERCMEYLVGTKGIMPYRIGFIILVGCGAFLKLESIWILADIVNGLMAIPNLIALLGLSGVVVAETRKYMEHVKAEKKGV from the coding sequence ATGAGTATTGCCTTGCTGAATCAGATCGACAGTTTTGTCTGGGGACCGCCTTTGCTGGTCCTCCTGGTGGGGACCGGGATTTTCCTCAGCTTCCGGCTGGGGTTTCTCCAGGTGTTCCGGCTGCCCCGGTCTTTGAAACTGATTTTTTCCGCCGAGAACCAGGGGGAAGGGGACATTGATTCCTTCAAAGCCCTGTGCACGGCCCTGGCAGCCACGGTGGGCACCGGGAACATCGTGGGGGTGGCTACGGCCATCAAAGCCGGGGGCCCGGGGGCCATCCTGTGGATGTGGATCGCTGCCTTTTTCGGTATGGCCACCAAATATGCGGAAGGCTGCCTGGCCGTCAAATACCGTACGGTGGACGACAAGGGACAGATTTCCGGCGGCCCCATGTACTACATTGAAAACGGGCTGGGGAAGGCTTACCGGCCTCTGGCCATTGCCTTTGCCTTCTTTGGGGTGCTGGTGGCCTACTTCGGCATCGGGACCTTCGCCCAGGTGAACTCCATCGTCCAGATCACCCAGCTGAATGCCGGGATCCCGGTGACCTACACCGCAGTGGTGCTCACCATCCTGGTGGCGGCCATTACCCTGGGAGGCCTCCAGAGCATTGCCAAGACCGCTTCCAAAGTGGTGCCGGCCATGGCTGTGATTTACATGGCTTCCACCATCGGATTCCTGGTGATCTTTGCGGACAAGGTGCCCGGAGCCGTTGCGGAAGTATTCTATGATGCCTTCCATCCCACGGCTGCCGTAGGCGGCTTCCTGGGAGCCAGTGTCCTGTTCGCCATGCGGAACGGGGTGGCCCGTGGGGTATTTTCCAACGAATCCGGTCTGGGGAGCGCCCCTATCGTGGCGGCTGCCGCCAAGACCAAATGGCCGGCGGAACAGGGCCTGGTCTCCATGACCGGTACCTTCATCGACACCATCATCATCTGCACCATGACCGGTCTGGTGGTGGTGATCAGCGGTCTGTGGAAGACGGACCTGAACGGGGCGGCCCTGACCAATGCGGCCTTCCTCCAGGCCTATCCTTCCTTCGGTGGGTACATGCTCATGGTGGGGCTGGTGCTCTTTGCTTTCACCACCATCCTGGGCTGGAACTACTACGGAGAACGGTGCATGGAATATCTGGTGGGGACCAAAGGGATCATGCCCTACCGGATCGGCTTCATCATCCTGGTGGGCTGCGGGGCCTTCCTGAAACTGGAATCCATCTGGATCCTGGCGGATATCGTCAACGGCCTGATGGCCATCCCCAACCTGATTGCCCTGCTGGGTCTGTCCGGCGTAGTGGTGGCCGAAACCCGGAAATACATGGAACATGTGAAAGCGGAGAAGAAGGGGGTGTGA
- a CDS encoding FAD-binding oxidoreductase: protein MIEYQPITPEVLEALREISGKRVITGEDINPDYTHDDMPIYGIGMPEATIDVESTEEIAAIMKLCNKHHIPVTVRGAGTGLAGGATPVQRGLVLCTSRMKQILGYDEKNMNVRVQPGVLLDTLSKDALDHGMFYPPDPGEKFATLGGNVSTNAGGMRAVKYGTTRDYVQAMTVVLPTGEVIHLGAPVSKTSSGYSLLNLMIGSEGTLGIITELTLKLIAPPKCHVTLIVPFAELADGIGAVPAIKHSGLDPQTLEFFEKEILESSEAYMGKSVFPKEVEGQEVGAYLLVTLDSNDQDQLDKLVEEAAEMLLEAGALDVLVADTPMFLEKTWAARSSFLEGIEEQFGLLDECDVVVPVSRIPDFVLYIKEIQGDFPFEVKMFGHAGDGNLHIYTCANDMDLMEFKKSVEQFMHLLYAKCTELGGQISGEHGIGFGKVQFLAENLGDTTIRLMQGIKEVFDPNLILNPNKVCF from the coding sequence ATGATCGAATACCAGCCTATTACACCGGAAGTTCTGGAAGCTCTGCGGGAGATTTCCGGAAAGCGCGTGATTACCGGGGAAGACATCAACCCGGACTATACCCATGATGACATGCCCATTTACGGCATCGGCATGCCGGAAGCCACCATTGATGTGGAAAGTACGGAAGAAATCGCTGCCATCATGAAGCTGTGCAACAAGCATCACATCCCGGTTACCGTCCGGGGCGCCGGCACCGGTCTGGCCGGAGGCGCCACTCCGGTCCAGCGGGGCCTGGTGCTGTGCACCTCCCGGATGAAACAGATCCTGGGCTATGACGAAAAGAACATGAATGTGCGGGTACAGCCCGGTGTGCTGCTGGATACCCTGTCCAAGGACGCTCTGGACCATGGCATGTTCTATCCTCCTGATCCGGGTGAAAAATTCGCTACCCTGGGAGGCAACGTATCCACCAACGCCGGGGGCATGCGTGCCGTGAAATACGGCACCACCCGGGACTATGTCCAGGCCATGACTGTGGTCCTGCCCACCGGGGAAGTGATCCACCTGGGGGCTCCGGTTTCCAAGACTTCTTCCGGCTACAGCCTGCTGAACCTGATGATTGGTTCCGAAGGGACCCTGGGGATCATTACGGAACTGACCCTGAAACTGATTGCTCCTCCCAAATGCCATGTGACCCTGATCGTTCCCTTTGCGGAACTGGCAGACGGCATCGGTGCCGTACCGGCCATCAAACACTCCGGACTGGATCCCCAGACCCTGGAATTCTTTGAAAAGGAAATCCTGGAATCTTCTGAAGCCTACATGGGCAAAAGCGTCTTCCCCAAAGAAGTGGAAGGCCAGGAAGTGGGCGCCTATCTGCTGGTGACCCTGGATTCCAATGATCAGGACCAGCTGGACAAACTGGTGGAAGAAGCGGCGGAAATGCTCCTGGAAGCCGGTGCCCTGGACGTGCTGGTGGCGGATACCCCCATGTTCCTGGAAAAGACCTGGGCTGCCCGTTCCTCCTTCCTGGAAGGCATCGAAGAACAGTTCGGCCTGCTGGACGAATGTGACGTGGTGGTTCCCGTTTCCCGGATCCCCGATTTCGTCCTGTACATCAAGGAAATCCAGGGAGACTTCCCCTTCGAAGTGAAGATGTTCGGCCATGCCGGGGACGGCAACCTGCACATCTACACCTGTGCCAACGACATGGATCTGATGGAATTCAAGAAATCCGTGGAACAGTTCATGCATCTGCTGTACGCCAAATGCACAGAACTGGGCGGCCAGATTTCCGGGGAACACGGCATCGGCTTCGGCAAGGTCCAGTTCCTGGCGGAAAACCTGGGCGACACTACCA
- a CDS encoding ABC transporter ATP-binding protein/permease, translating into MKQTNGTKKLLSQVWRLTRSYWKSEEKKKAYALLVAILLLTLAVVAMLVLLNQWNNAFYTALQNYQTEEIFHQLKRFTVLAFLYIILAVYAYYLQQVLVLNWRRWLTNRYIDRWLQHQTYYRLEMFGKEMDNPDQRISEDVNLFVTKTLGFFVGIVKALCTLVSFVVILWQLSGPFSFALLGRTWHIPGYMVWVAVAYAALGTWLTHRVGHKLVALNFSQQRREADFRFSMMRMRENAESVAFYQGEGLEGRVFKKRFALLLDNFWKIVLKQKQLVWLSSGYSQIAIIFPFVVAIPRFLRRELTLGGLMQVATAFGRVQDSLSYFVDVYASLAEWQAVVDRLTGFEEDMARVQAAGSQSHVERLESADGTLRLEPLEVDLPDGRPILKPLDLKLAPGTNVLIKGISGSGKSTLLRALAGIWPFARGKVALPPQEDLMFIPQRPYLPLGTLRDAVLYPGSREFSDEVLQETLDLCRIGYLGAHLQEEGDWSHVCSIGEQQRLAFARALLYKPRWLFMDESTSALDEETEEALYQVLAAKLPGTTLVSVGHRSTLLRYHQRVLALDKETHTASLESPEKWEERLRAQ; encoded by the coding sequence GTGAAACAAACAAATGGTACGAAAAAACTGCTCTCTCAGGTCTGGCGCCTGACCCGCAGTTATTGGAAAAGCGAAGAAAAGAAAAAAGCCTACGCCTTACTGGTGGCCATCCTGCTGCTGACACTGGCAGTGGTGGCCATGCTGGTGCTGCTGAACCAGTGGAACAATGCGTTCTATACGGCTCTCCAGAATTACCAGACAGAAGAGATCTTCCACCAGCTGAAGCGGTTTACGGTGCTGGCTTTCCTCTACATTATCCTGGCGGTCTATGCCTACTATCTCCAGCAGGTGCTGGTGCTGAACTGGCGGCGCTGGCTCACCAACCGGTACATCGACCGGTGGCTCCAGCATCAGACCTATTACCGGCTGGAAATGTTCGGGAAGGAGATGGACAATCCGGACCAGCGGATCAGTGAGGATGTGAACCTGTTCGTCACCAAGACCCTGGGCTTTTTTGTGGGCATTGTCAAGGCACTGTGCACCCTGGTTTCCTTTGTGGTGATCCTGTGGCAGCTGTCCGGTCCCTTTTCTTTTGCCCTGCTGGGACGCACCTGGCACATCCCCGGATACATGGTCTGGGTGGCGGTAGCCTATGCGGCCCTGGGCACCTGGCTGACCCATCGGGTGGGGCACAAACTGGTGGCCCTGAATTTTTCCCAGCAGCGCCGGGAAGCGGATTTCCGGTTCAGCATGATGCGGATGCGGGAAAATGCGGAAAGTGTGGCCTTTTACCAGGGAGAAGGTCTGGAAGGCCGGGTATTCAAGAAACGCTTTGCCCTGCTGCTGGACAATTTCTGGAAAATCGTCCTGAAGCAGAAACAGCTGGTATGGCTGAGTTCCGGGTATTCCCAGATTGCCATCATCTTTCCCTTTGTGGTGGCCATTCCCCGGTTCCTGCGCCGGGAACTGACCCTGGGGGGGCTGATGCAGGTGGCCACGGCTTTTGGCCGGGTCCAGGATTCCCTTTCCTATTTTGTGGATGTGTACGCTTCCCTGGCGGAATGGCAGGCGGTGGTGGACCGGCTTACCGGGTTTGAAGAAGACATGGCCCGGGTCCAGGCAGCCGGCAGCCAGAGCCATGTGGAGCGTCTGGAAAGTGCCGACGGGACCCTCCGGCTGGAGCCACTGGAAGTGGATCTGCCTGACGGCAGGCCCATCCTGAAGCCTCTGGACCTGAAGCTGGCACCGGGGACCAATGTGCTGATCAAAGGGATCAGCGGCAGCGGGAAAAGCACCCTGCTCCGGGCCCTGGCGGGCATCTGGCCCTTTGCCCGGGGTAAGGTGGCCCTGCCGCCCCAGGAAGATCTCATGTTCATCCCCCAGCGGCCCTACCTGCCCCTGGGAACTCTCCGGGATGCGGTACTGTATCCCGGCAGCCGGGAATTTTCCGACGAGGTCCTGCAAGAGACCCTGGACCTGTGCCGGATCGGCTATCTGGGAGCTCATCTCCAGGAAGAGGGGGACTGGTCCCATGTGTGCTCCATCGGGGAGCAGCAGCGGCTGGCCTTTGCCCGGGCCCTGCTCTACAAGCCACGGTGGCTGTTCATGGATGAATCCACTTCCGCCCTGGATGAAGAGACGGAAGAGGCCCTGTACCAGGTGCTGGCCGCCAAGCTGCCGGGAACCACCCTGGTCAGCGTGGGACACAGAAGCACGCTGCTCCGCTATCACCAGCGGGTGCTGGCTTTAGATAAAGAAACACATACGGCTTCTCTGGAGAGTCCGGAGAAGTGGGAAGAGCGCCTGCGGGCTCAATGA
- a CDS encoding efflux RND transporter permease subunit, translated as MAKYFIDHPVFACVIAIIITLVGIISAYNLPIAQYPQISNPRISVSANYVGASAEVVEESVAQAIEKQVNGVDNMVDMNSTSDNQGNYTLNVKFELGTDPDMDSVKVQNRVAQASASLPSEVSTYGVTTKKQSAETIMYFALTSPNGTYDTLFMKTYGATQFVDALKRVKGVSEVSEYGPELSMRVWLDPMKMAQLGVTAADVKNAIASQNVQAPAGSIGARPNEADQEFQYSARVKGRLSTADEFGNIIIKNQNGNLLRVKDVARVEFGPRDDSVTSKLDGKNAMNYAISLNTDANALESVAEVKKVLAEAEKSFPPDLKLTIVQDNTEYVRESLKEVVVTLVETLVLVVLITWVFLQSWRATLVPTLAIPVSLLGTFGAFIIFDFTINTLTLFALVLAIGIVVDDAIVVVEAVEHNVDALGMDPKEATYNAMREVSGAIVATAFVLLAVFLPVAFLSGITGVLYKQFALSIVVALSISAVVAMSLSPAVCAMVIKPKDPNGSKGFLGKMFGYFNRWLERTTGKYVKNVKRLLRHFKLGLVGLAIVFVLIGMFFKLIPSAYLPDEDQSFAMMTVSLPESASTNRTTKVTNDMVAEIRKIPGVKHVLQIVGIDVLSMGRKPNAAILPVKLDDIQNRTTDDLSVYSVLKKLNILGNQNPAATGMAFNQAVLPGLSNTGSLSLYIMDTTGHDTAVMAKDVQGVLAKIRQRPEVATIYTTFTDNTPALQFDVDRAKAESLNVPVSSVFTALQANLGGSEVNDFNLLGKTWKVVIQADPKYRGDVKSFSNLYVASNTGALVPLSALVTSKEIPAAPVITRFNGARGAKIAGSPASGYSTGQAISAIEEVLNSQLPSGYTYQWTDQSRDEKAAGSSSFLMFGISLVFVYLCLSALYESWSLPLGIIFAVPSAVMGAVGFQYLRGLTSDIYLQIGMIVLIGLSAKNAILIVEYAKMRVDDGWAVMPALVDTVTVRLRPILMTAFSTVIGAVPLAWASGAGSGSRTSIGTAIIGGMMASTFLSLFLVPVLFLTIEKVFHPKVPIGSVDDPIPEEQK; from the coding sequence GTGGCAAAGTATTTCATTGATCACCCTGTATTTGCCTGCGTCATTGCCATCATCATCACCCTGGTGGGGATCATTTCGGCCTACAACCTGCCCATTGCCCAGTATCCCCAGATTTCCAATCCCCGGATCAGCGTCTCCGCCAACTATGTGGGCGCCAGTGCTGAGGTTGTGGAGGAATCTGTGGCCCAGGCCATTGAAAAGCAGGTCAACGGGGTGGACAACATGGTGGATATGAACTCCACCAGTGACAACCAGGGGAATTACACCCTGAACGTGAAGTTCGAACTGGGGACGGATCCGGATATGGACTCCGTCAAGGTGCAGAACCGGGTGGCCCAGGCTTCCGCCTCCCTGCCCAGTGAAGTAAGCACCTATGGGGTCACCACCAAGAAGCAGTCGGCGGAAACCATCATGTATTTCGCCCTGACTTCCCCCAACGGCACCTATGACACCCTGTTCATGAAGACCTATGGGGCTACCCAGTTCGTGGATGCCCTGAAGCGGGTGAAGGGGGTTTCAGAAGTCAGCGAATACGGACCGGAACTGTCCATGCGGGTATGGCTGGATCCTATGAAGATGGCCCAGCTGGGGGTAACGGCAGCAGATGTGAAAAACGCCATCGCCAGCCAGAACGTCCAGGCTCCTGCCGGGAGCATCGGGGCCCGGCCCAATGAGGCGGATCAGGAATTCCAGTATTCCGCCCGGGTCAAAGGCCGTTTGAGCACAGCGGACGAATTCGGCAACATCATCATCAAGAACCAAAACGGAAATCTGCTCCGGGTGAAGGATGTGGCCCGGGTGGAATTTGGTCCCCGGGATGACAGCGTCACCTCCAAACTGGACGGGAAGAACGCCATGAACTACGCCATCAGCCTGAATACCGATGCCAATGCCCTGGAAAGCGTGGCGGAAGTGAAAAAAGTGCTGGCGGAAGCGGAAAAATCCTTCCCTCCGGATCTGAAACTGACCATCGTACAGGACAACACCGAATACGTACGGGAATCCCTGAAAGAAGTGGTGGTCACCCTGGTGGAAACCCTGGTGCTGGTGGTACTGATCACCTGGGTGTTCCTGCAGAGCTGGCGGGCTACCCTGGTGCCCACCCTGGCCATACCGGTTTCGTTGCTGGGGACTTTCGGGGCCTTCATCATCTTTGATTTCACCATCAATACATTGACCCTGTTCGCCCTGGTGCTGGCCATCGGGATCGTGGTGGACGACGCCATCGTGGTGGTGGAAGCCGTGGAACACAACGTGGATGCCCTGGGGATGGATCCCAAGGAAGCCACCTACAACGCCATGCGGGAAGTGTCCGGGGCCATTGTGGCCACCGCCTTCGTGCTGCTGGCCGTGTTCCTGCCCGTAGCCTTCCTCAGCGGAATCACCGGGGTGCTGTACAAACAGTTCGCTCTGAGTATCGTGGTGGCCCTGAGTATCTCTGCCGTAGTGGCTATGTCTTTGAGCCCGGCGGTGTGCGCCATGGTGATCAAACCCAAGGATCCCAACGGCAGCAAGGGCTTTCTGGGCAAAATGTTCGGCTACTTCAACCGGTGGCTGGAACGGACTACGGGAAAATATGTGAAGAACGTGAAACGGCTGCTCCGCCACTTCAAACTGGGGCTGGTGGGCCTGGCCATCGTCTTTGTGCTGATCGGCATGTTCTTCAAGCTGATTCCTTCCGCTTACCTGCCGGATGAAGACCAGAGCTTTGCCATGATGACGGTTTCCCTGCCGGAATCCGCTTCCACCAACCGGACCACCAAGGTCACCAATGACATGGTGGCGGAAATCCGGAAAATCCCCGGGGTGAAGCATGTGCTGCAGATCGTGGGCATCGATGTGCTGTCCATGGGCCGGAAGCCCAACGCGGCCATTCTGCCGGTAAAGCTGGATGACATCCAGAACCGGACTACCGATGATCTGAGTGTATATTCCGTCCTGAAGAAACTGAACATCCTGGGGAATCAGAATCCGGCTGCTACGGGCATGGCCTTCAACCAGGCCGTACTCCCCGGTCTGTCCAACACCGGGAGCCTGAGTCTGTACATTATGGATACCACCGGCCATGATACGGCGGTAATGGCCAAGGATGTGCAGGGTGTACTGGCCAAGATCCGGCAGAGACCGGAAGTCGCCACCATCTACACCACCTTTACGGACAACACGCCGGCTCTCCAGTTCGATGTGGACCGGGCCAAGGCGGAAAGCCTGAATGTACCGGTATCCAGCGTGTTCACCGCCCTCCAGGCCAACCTGGGCGGCAGTGAAGTCAACGACTTCAACCTGCTGGGCAAGACCTGGAAAGTGGTCATCCAGGCTGACCCCAAATACAGAGGAGATGTAAAGAGCTTCTCCAATCTGTATGTGGCCAGCAACACCGGGGCTCTGGTGCCCCTGAGCGCGCTGGTGACCAGCAAGGAAATCCCGGCCGCACCGGTCATCACCCGGTTCAACGGGGCACGGGGCGCCAAGATCGCCGGGTCTCCCGCCAGCGGGTATTCCACCGGCCAGGCCATCAGTGCCATCGAAGAGGTGCTGAACAGCCAGCTGCCCAGCGGATACACCTATCAGTGGACGGACCAGAGCCGGGACGAAAAAGCCGCCGGCAGTTCCTCCTTCCTGATGTTCGGGATTTCCCTGGTATTCGTGTACCTGTGTCTGTCCGCCCTGTATGAAAGCTGGAGCCTGCCGCTGGGCATCATTTTCGCAGTGCCTTCGGCCGTTATGGGGGCTGTGGGCTTCCAGTACCTCCGGGGACTCACCAGTGATATCTATCTGCAGATCGGGATGATTGTGCTGATCGGTCTTTCCGCCAAGAACGCCATTCTGATCGTGGAGTATGCCAAGATGAGAGTGGACGACGGCTGGGCCGTCATGCCCGCACTGGTGGATACGGTTACCGTCCGTCTCCGCCCGATCCTGATGACCGCCTTCTCCACGGTCATCGGGGCTGTGCCTCTGGCCTGGGCCAGCGGCGCAGGTTCCGGCAGCCGGACGTCCATCGGGACCGCTATCATCGGCGGCATGATGGCTTCCACCTTCCTGAGCCTGTTCCTGGTACCGGTGCTGTTCCTGACCATCGAAAAGGTGTTCCATCCCAAGGTGCCCATCGGCTCCGTGGATGATCCCATTCCGGAAGAACAGAAATAA
- a CDS encoding FG-GAP repeat protein, whose translation MEQPIRKKIILSLALAGSLCLPVLAAAAPVQDLRTFAQTAGSGKGEGPAAQKMAGKPSAVKEARDRKKAETPAAGKDRNRPDQKPDDLHRTREVDFTVQRGQLLSEAIGDIDGDGVDEVVDLMGNPAVEKSSFMGDLYLIAREFGPRGQNRVKYYYRPQNLGGYNAYLTLADVTGDGYPDVIIASPSGGSGGMVSYRILDVIDGKFQEIFGQEENRGVSMAGTYLPGWRARLSFPTLKQDITLDLANEKDAYRNLNVYNEDGSLKESGLRPYIQNLSQLSALDVNGDGVDEVVTIQKVLGVLNADPLGVVRTVWEYRAGGWEPRTVGFQAELYSKPTFSSSDKVTGEGGYEIVSLKVPTDNGAVEYPHFQKLDGKLAWKLNHVLESFVRSQLKNVTIGTRLNLDYDVKYSGRHYASLMVLGLLTDRDRSQAITRCWNFNMDTGEEVPLKDMIRPWGKFWKMVEKETAAGGQALKPEDVTGYYFDGEVLGLLYGDQKEVDLEAEKALPFLTKNRPGEVFLTSQSNEGNMKKEAKTEEKNGKTSK comes from the coding sequence ATGGAACAACCGATTCGGAAAAAAATCATACTCAGTCTGGCTCTGGCCGGAAGCCTCTGTCTGCCGGTCCTGGCAGCCGCTGCCCCGGTACAGGATCTGCGGACTTTTGCCCAGACCGCCGGAAGCGGAAAAGGGGAGGGTCCGGCTGCCCAAAAGATGGCGGGAAAGCCTTCTGCCGTTAAGGAGGCCAGGGACCGGAAAAAAGCGGAGACACCGGCTGCCGGAAAGGACCGGAACCGGCCGGACCAGAAACCAGATGATCTGCACCGGACCCGGGAAGTGGATTTCACGGTACAGCGGGGACAGCTGCTCAGTGAGGCCATCGGGGACATTGACGGGGACGGGGTGGACGAAGTGGTGGACCTGATGGGGAACCCTGCCGTGGAAAAATCCAGCTTCATGGGGGATCTGTATCTGATTGCCCGGGAATTCGGACCCAGGGGCCAGAACCGGGTGAAATACTACTACCGGCCCCAGAACCTGGGAGGATATAATGCCTATCTGACCCTGGCGGATGTTACGGGGGACGGATATCCGGATGTAATCATCGCATCTCCCAGCGGCGGGTCCGGGGGCATGGTTTCCTATCGGATCCTGGATGTGATCGACGGAAAGTTCCAGGAAATCTTTGGACAGGAAGAAAACCGCGGGGTCTCCATGGCGGGAACCTATCTGCCGGGCTGGCGGGCCCGTCTGTCCTTCCCCACCCTGAAACAGGACATTACCCTGGATCTGGCCAATGAGAAGGACGCCTACCGGAACCTGAACGTATACAATGAAGACGGCAGCCTGAAAGAATCCGGCCTCCGTCCCTATATCCAGAACCTGAGCCAGCTCAGTGCCCTGGATGTGAATGGGGACGGGGTGGACGAAGTGGTGACCATCCAGAAGGTGCTGGGGGTGCTGAATGCCGATCCCCTGGGGGTTGTGCGGACTGTGTGGGAATATCGGGCCGGTGGCTGGGAACCACGGACTGTGGGGTTCCAGGCGGAACTGTACAGCAAACCCACCTTCAGCAGTTCGGACAAGGTGACCGGGGAGGGGGGCTACGAAATCGTATCCCTGAAGGTTCCCACGGACAATGGGGCGGTGGAATATCCCCATTTCCAGAAATTGGACGGGAAACTGGCATGGAAACTGAACCATGTGCTGGAATCCTTTGTCCGGAGCCAGCTGAAAAATGTGACCATCGGAACCCGTCTGAACCTGGATTATGACGTGAAATACAGCGGGCGGCATTATGCCAGCCTGATGGTCCTGGGCCTGCTGACGGACCGGGACCGGAGCCAGGCCATTACCCGGTGCTGGAATTTCAACATGGATACAGGGGAAGAGGTGCCTTTGAAGGACATGATCCGTCCCTGGGGCAAGTTCTGGAAAATGGTGGAAAAGGAAACGGCTGCCGGCGGGCAGGCCCTGAAACCGGAAGACGTGACCGGCTATTACTTCGACGGAGAAGTCCTGGGGCTGCTGTACGGAGACCAGAAGGAAGTGGATCTGGAAGCGGAAAAGGCCCTGCCGTTCCTGACCAAAAACCGGCCCGGGGAAGTATTTTTGACTAGCCAGTCAAATGAAGGAAACATGAAGAAAGAAGCAAAAACAGAAGAAAAGAACGGAAAAACCTCTAAATAA
- a CDS encoding efflux RND transporter periplasmic adaptor subunit: MLGKKKVISIGMALLLLVGVAGCGKKTTPAAGDVAVKSMKVIRRDTPITYDYTGFVEAANDVQIKSKVTGTVVQKLVNGGDYVEAGQLLYVIDPRNYQNSVLNAQANLANAQATLANAQRDASRYQTLYEQGAVSKQTADQYNTQLAQAQAAVDAQSAILASSQVDVSDTQIVAPFSGKIDTNPLAEGSFVTANSTVLTTISGSDPMRVRFSVSQADYLDIMKGNTNNGTKLQNVTMKLSDGTTYPEKGSVTQVDRGVSDSTGTLTLKAEFQNPNGVLLPGMFANLTVVGSLVPNAILVPQRAVTDVMYKHFVYVINDDNTVSMKEVQLGARVGKLWLVKSGLDGTETVVVEGVQKLKEGAKVNASPMTEADLDTTDTTTSGK; this comes from the coding sequence ATGTTAGGAAAGAAAAAAGTGATATCCATCGGGATGGCTCTCCTTCTGCTGGTAGGCGTTGCCGGCTGCGGCAAGAAAACGACTCCGGCGGCGGGAGATGTGGCGGTCAAGTCCATGAAGGTCATCAGACGGGATACCCCCATTACCTATGATTACACCGGGTTCGTGGAAGCGGCCAACGATGTGCAGATCAAGAGCAAGGTAACAGGCACCGTTGTCCAGAAGCTGGTGAATGGCGGGGATTATGTGGAAGCAGGACAGCTGCTCTATGTGATCGATCCCCGGAACTATCAGAACTCCGTGCTGAATGCCCAGGCCAATCTGGCCAATGCCCAGGCAACCCTGGCCAATGCCCAGCGGGATGCCTCCCGGTACCAGACCCTGTATGAACAGGGCGCAGTGAGCAAACAGACCGCCGACCAGTACAATACCCAGCTGGCCCAGGCCCAGGCTGCGGTGGATGCTCAGTCCGCCATCCTGGCTTCTTCCCAGGTGGATGTAAGCGATACCCAGATCGTGGCACCTTTCTCCGGGAAGATCGATACCAATCCCCTGGCGGAAGGGTCTTTCGTAACGGCCAATTCCACGGTGCTCACCACCATTTCCGGCAGTGATCCCATGCGGGTGCGGTTCTCCGTATCCCAGGCGGATTACCTGGATATTATGAAGGGGAACACCAACAACGGCACCAAACTCCAGAATGTGACCATGAAACTCAGCGACGGCACCACCTATCCGGAAAAAGGCTCCGTGACCCAGGTGGACCGGGGCGTCAGCGATTCCACCGGTACCCTGACTCTGAAGGCGGAATTCCAGAATCCCAACGGGGTGCTGCTGCCCGGCATGTTCGCCAATCTGACCGTGGTGGGTTCCCTGGTGCCCAATGCCATCCTGGTTCCTCAGCGGGCGGTCACCGATGTGATGTACAAGCATTTCGTCTATGTGATCAACGATGACAATACCGTCAGCATGAAGGAAGTCCAGCTGGGTGCCCGGGTCGGGAAACTGTGGCTGGTGAAGAGCGGCCTGGACGGCACGGAAACCGTAGTGGTGGAAGGGGTCCAGAAGCTGAAGGAAGGCGCCAAAGTCAACGCTTCTCCCATGACGGAAGCGGATCTGGACACCACGGATACAACCACCAGCGGTAAGTAA